One segment of Labrus mixtus chromosome 10, fLabMix1.1, whole genome shotgun sequence DNA contains the following:
- the atp11c gene encoding phospholipid-transporting ATPase 11C isoform X4 produces MLRRGLTRLLGGDERRVDSRTIYVGHCSSSTNEAFIPPKFCDNRIVSSKYTVWNFLPKNLFEQFRRIANFYFLIIFLVQVIVDTPTSPVTSGLPLFFVITVTAIKQGYEDWLRHKADNEVNKYPVTVLEDGRRIRKESEKIKVGDVVEVEEDKTFPCDLILLQSSRDDDTCFVTTASLDGESNHKTHYTVPDTEKDLESLNATIECEQPQPDLYKFVGRMHIYKTNQEPAVRSLGPENLLLKGATLKNTQKICGVAVYTGMETKMALNYQGKSQKRSAVEKSINAFLLVYLCILVSKALVCTTLKYVWQGKPGQDEPWYNEKTQREKDTNLYLKMFTDFLSFMVLFNFIIPVSMYVTVEMQKFLGSFFITWDKDFFDPEIKEGALVNTSDLNEELGQVEYVFTDKTGTLTQNNMEFIECCIDGFQYKYQDTSSELDGFCVPDGPVSKLQQKAGREREDLFLRALCLCHTVQVKESSEQGQGQGDGLTNQVDGLGVDGEVLHPAHEQRGFIASSPDEVALVKGAMRYGFTFLGLESKSMKILNRNKDIEMYELLHVLNFDPVRRRMSVIVRSKSGETLLFCKGADSSIFPRVKQEEVERIRMHVERNATEGYRTLCVAYKYLSEEEYAQADAGLREARLALQDREQKLMSVYNQVETGMSLIGATAVEDRLQEEAAETMEALQGAGMNVWVLTGDKMETAKSTCYACRLFQRSTELLELTVRTLEDGGRRREERLHELLLEYHKKAVQDAPPVKAGVTRSWSSANQDYGFIIDGATLSMVLNSSSESNASRYKNLFLQICQNCTAVLCCRMAPLQKAQIVKMVKNSKGCPITLSIGDGANDVSMILEAHVGIGIKGKEGRQAVRNSDYAIPKLKHLKKLLLAHGHLYYVRIAHLVQYFFYKNLCFILPQFLYQFFCGYSQQPLYDAAYLTMYNICFTSMPILAYSLLEQHICIEVLLDNATLYRDIAKNAMLRWGLFLYWTLLGVFHGLLFFFGVRFLFSNPALQDNGQVFGNWSYGTIVFTVLVFTVTLKLALDTRHWTWINHFVIWGSLAFYVFFSFFWGGIIWPFLKQQRLYFVFANMLSSVSAWLVIILLILVSLLPEILLVVFRKPRGPNARQLSENGLLTTSRLRPSHHFPTST; encoded by the exons CTTGGCGGCGATGAGAGAAGAGTGGACAGTCGAACTATCTACGTTGGCCATTGCTCATCTTCAACCAATGAGGCTTTCATCCCACCCAAGTTCTGTGATAACAGGATCGTGTCCTCCAAG TACACAGTTTGGAATTTTCTACCAAAGAACCTGTTTGAACAGTTTAGAAGAATTGCCAATTTCTACTTCCTTATCATCTTCCTGGTGCAG GTGATAGTGGACACACCCACCAGCCCAGTCACCAGTGGCCTACCCTTGTTTTTTGTGATCACAGTAACGGCTATTAAGCAG GGCTATGAGGACTGGCTACGGCACAAAGCTGACAATGAGGTGAACAAGTACCCAGTAACAGTGCTGGAGGACGGCCGGAGGATACGGAAGGAGAGTGAGAAGATCAAG gTCGGAGATGttgtggaggtggaggaagatAAGACCTTTCCCTGTGATTTAATACTGCTGCAGTCTAGCCGAGACGACGACACATGTTTTGTTACCACAGCAAGTCTGGATGGAGAGTCAAACCATAAA acacactaCACAGTGCCAGACACTGAGAAGGATCTGGAATCCCTCAACGCCACCATTGAGTGTGAACAGCCGCAGCCTGACCTTTACAA GTTTGTTGGACGCATGCACATCTACAAAACCAATCAAGAGCCTGCAGTAAG GTCTTTGGGCCCAGAAAACCTTCTGCTGAAAGGGGCAACTTTAAAGAACACTCAGAAAATCTGTG gtgTTGCAGTTTACACAGGCATGGAGACAAAGATGGCCCTTAACTACCAGGGCAAGTCTCAGAAACGCTCGGCTGTGGAGAA GTCCATCAATGCCTTCCTTCTGGTTTACCTTTGCATATTGGTTAGCAAGGCTCTAGTGTGCACAACATTAAAGTATGTGTGGCAGGGCAAGCCCGGACAAGATGAGCCTTGGTATAATGAGAAAAcccagagagagaaggacacCAATCTG TACCTAAAGATGTTcacggacttcctgtcattcaTGGTGCTCTTCAACTTCATCATCCCCGTGTCCATGTATGTGACGGTTGAGATGCAAAAGTTTTTAGGATCCTTTTTCATCACCTGGGACAAGGACTTCTTCGACCCCGAAATCAAGGAGGGAGCGCTGGTCAACACGTCAGACCTCAACGAGGAGCTGGGACAG GTGGAGTACGTCTTCACAGACAAGACTGGCACCCTTACTCAGAACAACATGGAGTTCATCGAGTGCTGCATCGACGGCTTCCAGTACAAGTACCAGGATACAAGCTCTGAGCTGGACGGATTCTGTGTCCCAGATGGACCTGTGAGCAAACTACAGCAGAAAGCCGGCAGG GAGAGGGAGGACTTGTTTCTTCGTGCCCTGTGCCTGTGCCACACAGTCCAGGTGAAGGAGTCTTCAGAGCAGGGTCAAGGCCAAGGGGACGGACTGACAAACCAGGTGGATGGCTTAGGGGTGGATGGAGAGGTGCTCCATCCAGCTCATGAGCAGAGAGGCTTTATAGCCTCCTCACCTGATGAGGTTGCTCTGGTCAAGGGTGCAATGAG GTACGGCTTCACATTTCTGGGCCTGGAGAGCAAATCTATGAAAATTCTCAACAGGAACAAGGACATTGAAAT GTATGAACTCCTTCATGTGTTGAACTTTGATCCTGTAAGAAGGCGAATGAGTGTAATAGTCAGATCCAAATCAG gtgagacACTGCTCTTCTGTAAGGGAGCTGACTCTTCCATCTTTCCCCGTGTCAAACAAGAGGAGGTCGAAAGGATACGCATGCATGTGGAGCGTAATGCAACA GAGGGCTACAGGACGCTCTGTGTGGCCTACAAATATCTAAGTGAAGAGGAGTACGCCCAGGCAGATGCAGGACTGAGGGAAGCTCGGCTGGCTCTGCAGGACAGAGAGCAGAAGCTCATGTCTGTTTACAATCAGGTGGAGACCGGCATGAGTCTGATAGGAGCAACTGCTGTAGAAGATCG GCTTCaagaggaggcagcagagacCATGGAGGCTCTGCAGGGGGCGGGCATGAATGTTTGGGTCCTTACAGGGGATAAGATGGAGACGGCAAAGTCCACCTGTTATGCTTGTAGATTGTTCCAGAGAAGTACAGAGCTGCTGGAGCTGACAGTGCGTACtctggaggatggagggagaaggCGTGAGGAACGACTGCACGAGCTCTTGCTTGAATACCATAAGAAAGCCGTGCAGGATGCACCACCAGTTAAAGCAGGTGTCACCAG gagcTGGTCTTCGGCAAACCAGGATTACGGTTTTATCATAGATGGAGCCACTCTTTCGATGGTGCTAAACTCCTCCTCTGAATCCAACGCGAGTCGCTACAAGAACCTGTTCCTGCAGATCTGTCAGAACTGTACAGCTGTGCTCTGCTGCCGCATGGCTCCTCTACAGAAGGCCCAG ATTGTTAAGATGGTGAAGAACTCCAAAGGATGCCCCATCACCCTTTCCATTGGAGATGGTGCCAATGATGTCAGCATGATTTTGGAAGCTCATGTTGGTATTG GTATTAAGGGTAAAGAGGGACGACAGGCAGTGAGGAACAGCGATTACGCCATCCCCAAACTCAAGCACCTCAAGAAACTTTTGTTGGCTCATGGACACCTCTACTATGTTCGAATTGCACACCTGGTGCAATATTTCTTTTACAAG aacCTTTGCTTCATCTTACCTCAGTTTTTGTACCAGTTCTTCTGTGGCTATTCCCAGCAA CCCCTGTATGACGCGGCCTATCTGACGATGTACAACATCTGCTTCACCTCTATGCCCATCCTGGCTTACAGTCTCCTCGAGCAGCACATTTGTATTGAGGTTCTGCTGGACAATGCTACCCTCTACAG AGACATTGCCAAGAACGCCATGTTGCGGTGGGGACTGTTCCTCTACTGGACTTTACTTGGAGTCTTCCATGGCttgctcttcttctttggtgtcCGGTTTTTGTTCAGTAACCCTGCACTGCAGGATAACGGCCAG GTATTTGGCAACTGGTCGTATGGAACGATTGTCTTCACTGTCCTTGTCTTCACTGTCACACTTAAG CTTGCTCTGGACACACGGCACTGGACATGGATCAACCACTTTGTAATTTGGGGCTCCCTGGCTTTCTACgtgtttttcagctttttctggGGAGGAATAATATG GCCTTTCCTGAAGCAGCAGCGTTTGTACTTTGTGTTTGCCAACATGCTGAGCTCAGTGTCAGCATGGCTGGTCATCATCTTGCTCATCCTCGTCAGCCTACTGCCAGAGATCCTGCTTGTGGTGTTCCGCAAGCCCCGAGGGCCCAACGCTCGACAG CTGTCAGAGAATGGCCTCCTCACCACGTCCAG ATTGCGCCCGTCACACCACTTTCCTACAAGCACCTAA
- the atp11c gene encoding phospholipid-transporting ATPase 11C isoform X2, translating to MLRRGLTRLLGGDERRVDSRTIYVGHCSSSTNEAFIPPKFCDNRIVSSKYTVWNFLPKNLFEQFRRIANFYFLIIFLVQVIVDTPTSPVTSGLPLFFVITVTAIKQGYEDWLRHKADNEVNKYPVTVLEDGRRIRKESEKIKVGDVVEVEEDKTFPCDLILLQSSRDDDTCFVTTASLDGESNHKTHYTVPDTEKDLESLNATIECEQPQPDLYKFVGRMHIYKTNQEPAVRSLGPENLLLKGATLKNTQKICGVAVYTGMETKMALNYQGKSQKRSAVEKSINAFLLVYLCILVSKALVCTTLKYVWQGKPGQDEPWYNEKTQREKDTNLYLKMFTDFLSFMVLFNFIIPVSMYVTVEMQKFLGSFFITWDKDFFDPEIKEGALVNTSDLNEELGQVEYVFTDKTGTLTQNNMEFIECCIDGFQYKYQDTSSELDGFCVPDGPVSKLQQKAGREREDLFLRALCLCHTVQVKESSEQGQGQGDGLTNQVDGLGVDGEVLHPAHEQRGFIASSPDEVALVKGAMRYGFTFLGLESKSMKILNRNKDIEMYELLHVLNFDPVRRRMSVIVRSKSGETLLFCKGADSSIFPRVKQEEVERIRMHVERNATEGYRTLCVAYKYLSEEEYAQADAGLREARLALQDREQKLMSVYNQVETGMSLIGATAVEDRLQEEAAETMEALQGAGMNVWVLTGDKMETAKSTCYACRLFQRSTELLELTVRTLEDGGRRREERLHELLLEYHKKAVQDAPPVKAGVTRSWSSANQDYGFIIDGATLSMVLNSSSESNASRYKNLFLQICQNCTAVLCCRMAPLQKAQIVKMVKNSKGCPITLSIGDGANDVSMILEAHVGIGIKGKEGRQAVRNSDYAIPKLKHLKKLLLAHGHLYYVRIAHLVQYFFYKNLCFILPQFLYQFFCGYSQQPLYDAAYLTMYNICFTSMPILAYSLLEQHICIEVLLDNATLYRDIAKNAMLRWGLFLYWTLLGVFHGLLFFFGVRFLFSNPALQDNGQVFGNWSYGTIVFTVLVFTVTLKLALDTRHWTWINHFVIWGSLAFYVFFSFFWGGIIWPFLKQQRLYFVFANMLSSVSAWLVIILLILVSLLPEILLVVFRKPRGPNARQKLGQSSAGGPQSPRSSARPLLMRTFSDESNTVI from the exons CTTGGCGGCGATGAGAGAAGAGTGGACAGTCGAACTATCTACGTTGGCCATTGCTCATCTTCAACCAATGAGGCTTTCATCCCACCCAAGTTCTGTGATAACAGGATCGTGTCCTCCAAG TACACAGTTTGGAATTTTCTACCAAAGAACCTGTTTGAACAGTTTAGAAGAATTGCCAATTTCTACTTCCTTATCATCTTCCTGGTGCAG GTGATAGTGGACACACCCACCAGCCCAGTCACCAGTGGCCTACCCTTGTTTTTTGTGATCACAGTAACGGCTATTAAGCAG GGCTATGAGGACTGGCTACGGCACAAAGCTGACAATGAGGTGAACAAGTACCCAGTAACAGTGCTGGAGGACGGCCGGAGGATACGGAAGGAGAGTGAGAAGATCAAG gTCGGAGATGttgtggaggtggaggaagatAAGACCTTTCCCTGTGATTTAATACTGCTGCAGTCTAGCCGAGACGACGACACATGTTTTGTTACCACAGCAAGTCTGGATGGAGAGTCAAACCATAAA acacactaCACAGTGCCAGACACTGAGAAGGATCTGGAATCCCTCAACGCCACCATTGAGTGTGAACAGCCGCAGCCTGACCTTTACAA GTTTGTTGGACGCATGCACATCTACAAAACCAATCAAGAGCCTGCAGTAAG GTCTTTGGGCCCAGAAAACCTTCTGCTGAAAGGGGCAACTTTAAAGAACACTCAGAAAATCTGTG gtgTTGCAGTTTACACAGGCATGGAGACAAAGATGGCCCTTAACTACCAGGGCAAGTCTCAGAAACGCTCGGCTGTGGAGAA GTCCATCAATGCCTTCCTTCTGGTTTACCTTTGCATATTGGTTAGCAAGGCTCTAGTGTGCACAACATTAAAGTATGTGTGGCAGGGCAAGCCCGGACAAGATGAGCCTTGGTATAATGAGAAAAcccagagagagaaggacacCAATCTG TACCTAAAGATGTTcacggacttcctgtcattcaTGGTGCTCTTCAACTTCATCATCCCCGTGTCCATGTATGTGACGGTTGAGATGCAAAAGTTTTTAGGATCCTTTTTCATCACCTGGGACAAGGACTTCTTCGACCCCGAAATCAAGGAGGGAGCGCTGGTCAACACGTCAGACCTCAACGAGGAGCTGGGACAG GTGGAGTACGTCTTCACAGACAAGACTGGCACCCTTACTCAGAACAACATGGAGTTCATCGAGTGCTGCATCGACGGCTTCCAGTACAAGTACCAGGATACAAGCTCTGAGCTGGACGGATTCTGTGTCCCAGATGGACCTGTGAGCAAACTACAGCAGAAAGCCGGCAGG GAGAGGGAGGACTTGTTTCTTCGTGCCCTGTGCCTGTGCCACACAGTCCAGGTGAAGGAGTCTTCAGAGCAGGGTCAAGGCCAAGGGGACGGACTGACAAACCAGGTGGATGGCTTAGGGGTGGATGGAGAGGTGCTCCATCCAGCTCATGAGCAGAGAGGCTTTATAGCCTCCTCACCTGATGAGGTTGCTCTGGTCAAGGGTGCAATGAG GTACGGCTTCACATTTCTGGGCCTGGAGAGCAAATCTATGAAAATTCTCAACAGGAACAAGGACATTGAAAT GTATGAACTCCTTCATGTGTTGAACTTTGATCCTGTAAGAAGGCGAATGAGTGTAATAGTCAGATCCAAATCAG gtgagacACTGCTCTTCTGTAAGGGAGCTGACTCTTCCATCTTTCCCCGTGTCAAACAAGAGGAGGTCGAAAGGATACGCATGCATGTGGAGCGTAATGCAACA GAGGGCTACAGGACGCTCTGTGTGGCCTACAAATATCTAAGTGAAGAGGAGTACGCCCAGGCAGATGCAGGACTGAGGGAAGCTCGGCTGGCTCTGCAGGACAGAGAGCAGAAGCTCATGTCTGTTTACAATCAGGTGGAGACCGGCATGAGTCTGATAGGAGCAACTGCTGTAGAAGATCG GCTTCaagaggaggcagcagagacCATGGAGGCTCTGCAGGGGGCGGGCATGAATGTTTGGGTCCTTACAGGGGATAAGATGGAGACGGCAAAGTCCACCTGTTATGCTTGTAGATTGTTCCAGAGAAGTACAGAGCTGCTGGAGCTGACAGTGCGTACtctggaggatggagggagaaggCGTGAGGAACGACTGCACGAGCTCTTGCTTGAATACCATAAGAAAGCCGTGCAGGATGCACCACCAGTTAAAGCAGGTGTCACCAG gagcTGGTCTTCGGCAAACCAGGATTACGGTTTTATCATAGATGGAGCCACTCTTTCGATGGTGCTAAACTCCTCCTCTGAATCCAACGCGAGTCGCTACAAGAACCTGTTCCTGCAGATCTGTCAGAACTGTACAGCTGTGCTCTGCTGCCGCATGGCTCCTCTACAGAAGGCCCAG ATTGTTAAGATGGTGAAGAACTCCAAAGGATGCCCCATCACCCTTTCCATTGGAGATGGTGCCAATGATGTCAGCATGATTTTGGAAGCTCATGTTGGTATTG GTATTAAGGGTAAAGAGGGACGACAGGCAGTGAGGAACAGCGATTACGCCATCCCCAAACTCAAGCACCTCAAGAAACTTTTGTTGGCTCATGGACACCTCTACTATGTTCGAATTGCACACCTGGTGCAATATTTCTTTTACAAG aacCTTTGCTTCATCTTACCTCAGTTTTTGTACCAGTTCTTCTGTGGCTATTCCCAGCAA CCCCTGTATGACGCGGCCTATCTGACGATGTACAACATCTGCTTCACCTCTATGCCCATCCTGGCTTACAGTCTCCTCGAGCAGCACATTTGTATTGAGGTTCTGCTGGACAATGCTACCCTCTACAG AGACATTGCCAAGAACGCCATGTTGCGGTGGGGACTGTTCCTCTACTGGACTTTACTTGGAGTCTTCCATGGCttgctcttcttctttggtgtcCGGTTTTTGTTCAGTAACCCTGCACTGCAGGATAACGGCCAG GTATTTGGCAACTGGTCGTATGGAACGATTGTCTTCACTGTCCTTGTCTTCACTGTCACACTTAAG CTTGCTCTGGACACACGGCACTGGACATGGATCAACCACTTTGTAATTTGGGGCTCCCTGGCTTTCTACgtgtttttcagctttttctggGGAGGAATAATATG GCCTTTCCTGAAGCAGCAGCGTTTGTACTTTGTGTTTGCCAACATGCTGAGCTCAGTGTCAGCATGGCTGGTCATCATCTTGCTCATCCTCGTCAGCCTACTGCCAGAGATCCTGCTTGTGGTGTTCCGCAAGCCCCGAGGGCCCAACGCTCGACAG AAGCTGGGTCAGTCGAGCGCCGGGGGCCCCCAGTCTCCCCGGTCTTCAGCCAGGCCCCTGCTCATGAGAACCTTTTCAGATGAGTCCAATACTGTCATTTAA
- the atp11c gene encoding phospholipid-transporting ATPase 11C isoform X3, which yields MLRRGLTRLLGGDERRVDSRTIYVGHCSSSTNEAFIPPKFCDNRIVSSKYTVWNFLPKNLFEQFRRIANFYFLIIFLVQVIVDTPTSPVTSGLPLFFVITVTAIKQGYEDWLRHKADNEVNKYPVTVLEDGRRIRKESEKIKVGDVVEVEEDKTFPCDLILLQSSRDDDTCFVTTASLDGESNHKTHYTVPDTEKDLESLNATIECEQPQPDLYKFVGRMHIYKTNQEPAVRSLGPENLLLKGATLKNTQKICGVAVYTGMETKMALNYQGKSQKRSAVEKSINAFLLVYLCILVSKALVCTTLKYVWQGKPGQDEPWYNEKTQREKDTNLYLKMFTDFLSFMVLFNFIIPVSMYVTVEMQKFLGSFFITWDKDFFDPEIKEGALVNTSDLNEELGQVEYVFTDKTGTLTQNNMEFIECCIDGFQYKYQDTSSELDGFCVPDGPVSKLQQKAGREREDLFLRALCLCHTVQVKESSEQGQGQGDGLTNQVDGLGVDGEVLHPAHEQRGFIASSPDEVALVKGAMRYGFTFLGLESKSMKILNRNKDIEMYELLHVLNFDPVRRRMSVIVRSKSGETLLFCKGADSSIFPRVKQEEVERIRMHVERNATEGYRTLCVAYKYLSEEEYAQADAGLREARLALQDREQKLMSVYNQVETGMSLIGATAVEDRLQEEAAETMEALQGAGMNVWVLTGDKMETAKSTCYACRLFQRSTELLELTVRTLEDGGRRREERLHELLLEYHKKAVQDAPPVKAGVTRSWSSANQDYGFIIDGATLSMVLNSSSESNASRYKNLFLQICQNCTAVLCCRMAPLQKAQIVKMVKNSKGCPITLSIGDGANDVSMILEAHVGIGIKGKEGRQAVRNSDYAIPKLKHLKKLLLAHGHLYYVRIAHLVQYFFYKNLCFILPQFLYQFFCGYSQQPLYDAAYLTMYNICFTSMPILAYSLLEQHICIEVLLDNATLYRDIAKNAMLRWGLFLYWTLLGVFHGLLFFFGVRFLFSNPALQDNGQVFGNWSYGTIVFTVLVFTVTLKLALDTRHWTWINHFVIWGSLAFYVFFSFFWGGIIWPFLKQQRLYFVFANMLSSVSAWLVIILLILVSLLPEILLVVFRKPRGPNARQMQHRLPSSGTSTIFMLSQTASSHSFSWSD from the exons CTTGGCGGCGATGAGAGAAGAGTGGACAGTCGAACTATCTACGTTGGCCATTGCTCATCTTCAACCAATGAGGCTTTCATCCCACCCAAGTTCTGTGATAACAGGATCGTGTCCTCCAAG TACACAGTTTGGAATTTTCTACCAAAGAACCTGTTTGAACAGTTTAGAAGAATTGCCAATTTCTACTTCCTTATCATCTTCCTGGTGCAG GTGATAGTGGACACACCCACCAGCCCAGTCACCAGTGGCCTACCCTTGTTTTTTGTGATCACAGTAACGGCTATTAAGCAG GGCTATGAGGACTGGCTACGGCACAAAGCTGACAATGAGGTGAACAAGTACCCAGTAACAGTGCTGGAGGACGGCCGGAGGATACGGAAGGAGAGTGAGAAGATCAAG gTCGGAGATGttgtggaggtggaggaagatAAGACCTTTCCCTGTGATTTAATACTGCTGCAGTCTAGCCGAGACGACGACACATGTTTTGTTACCACAGCAAGTCTGGATGGAGAGTCAAACCATAAA acacactaCACAGTGCCAGACACTGAGAAGGATCTGGAATCCCTCAACGCCACCATTGAGTGTGAACAGCCGCAGCCTGACCTTTACAA GTTTGTTGGACGCATGCACATCTACAAAACCAATCAAGAGCCTGCAGTAAG GTCTTTGGGCCCAGAAAACCTTCTGCTGAAAGGGGCAACTTTAAAGAACACTCAGAAAATCTGTG gtgTTGCAGTTTACACAGGCATGGAGACAAAGATGGCCCTTAACTACCAGGGCAAGTCTCAGAAACGCTCGGCTGTGGAGAA GTCCATCAATGCCTTCCTTCTGGTTTACCTTTGCATATTGGTTAGCAAGGCTCTAGTGTGCACAACATTAAAGTATGTGTGGCAGGGCAAGCCCGGACAAGATGAGCCTTGGTATAATGAGAAAAcccagagagagaaggacacCAATCTG TACCTAAAGATGTTcacggacttcctgtcattcaTGGTGCTCTTCAACTTCATCATCCCCGTGTCCATGTATGTGACGGTTGAGATGCAAAAGTTTTTAGGATCCTTTTTCATCACCTGGGACAAGGACTTCTTCGACCCCGAAATCAAGGAGGGAGCGCTGGTCAACACGTCAGACCTCAACGAGGAGCTGGGACAG GTGGAGTACGTCTTCACAGACAAGACTGGCACCCTTACTCAGAACAACATGGAGTTCATCGAGTGCTGCATCGACGGCTTCCAGTACAAGTACCAGGATACAAGCTCTGAGCTGGACGGATTCTGTGTCCCAGATGGACCTGTGAGCAAACTACAGCAGAAAGCCGGCAGG GAGAGGGAGGACTTGTTTCTTCGTGCCCTGTGCCTGTGCCACACAGTCCAGGTGAAGGAGTCTTCAGAGCAGGGTCAAGGCCAAGGGGACGGACTGACAAACCAGGTGGATGGCTTAGGGGTGGATGGAGAGGTGCTCCATCCAGCTCATGAGCAGAGAGGCTTTATAGCCTCCTCACCTGATGAGGTTGCTCTGGTCAAGGGTGCAATGAG GTACGGCTTCACATTTCTGGGCCTGGAGAGCAAATCTATGAAAATTCTCAACAGGAACAAGGACATTGAAAT GTATGAACTCCTTCATGTGTTGAACTTTGATCCTGTAAGAAGGCGAATGAGTGTAATAGTCAGATCCAAATCAG gtgagacACTGCTCTTCTGTAAGGGAGCTGACTCTTCCATCTTTCCCCGTGTCAAACAAGAGGAGGTCGAAAGGATACGCATGCATGTGGAGCGTAATGCAACA GAGGGCTACAGGACGCTCTGTGTGGCCTACAAATATCTAAGTGAAGAGGAGTACGCCCAGGCAGATGCAGGACTGAGGGAAGCTCGGCTGGCTCTGCAGGACAGAGAGCAGAAGCTCATGTCTGTTTACAATCAGGTGGAGACCGGCATGAGTCTGATAGGAGCAACTGCTGTAGAAGATCG GCTTCaagaggaggcagcagagacCATGGAGGCTCTGCAGGGGGCGGGCATGAATGTTTGGGTCCTTACAGGGGATAAGATGGAGACGGCAAAGTCCACCTGTTATGCTTGTAGATTGTTCCAGAGAAGTACAGAGCTGCTGGAGCTGACAGTGCGTACtctggaggatggagggagaaggCGTGAGGAACGACTGCACGAGCTCTTGCTTGAATACCATAAGAAAGCCGTGCAGGATGCACCACCAGTTAAAGCAGGTGTCACCAG gagcTGGTCTTCGGCAAACCAGGATTACGGTTTTATCATAGATGGAGCCACTCTTTCGATGGTGCTAAACTCCTCCTCTGAATCCAACGCGAGTCGCTACAAGAACCTGTTCCTGCAGATCTGTCAGAACTGTACAGCTGTGCTCTGCTGCCGCATGGCTCCTCTACAGAAGGCCCAG ATTGTTAAGATGGTGAAGAACTCCAAAGGATGCCCCATCACCCTTTCCATTGGAGATGGTGCCAATGATGTCAGCATGATTTTGGAAGCTCATGTTGGTATTG GTATTAAGGGTAAAGAGGGACGACAGGCAGTGAGGAACAGCGATTACGCCATCCCCAAACTCAAGCACCTCAAGAAACTTTTGTTGGCTCATGGACACCTCTACTATGTTCGAATTGCACACCTGGTGCAATATTTCTTTTACAAG aacCTTTGCTTCATCTTACCTCAGTTTTTGTACCAGTTCTTCTGTGGCTATTCCCAGCAA CCCCTGTATGACGCGGCCTATCTGACGATGTACAACATCTGCTTCACCTCTATGCCCATCCTGGCTTACAGTCTCCTCGAGCAGCACATTTGTATTGAGGTTCTGCTGGACAATGCTACCCTCTACAG AGACATTGCCAAGAACGCCATGTTGCGGTGGGGACTGTTCCTCTACTGGACTTTACTTGGAGTCTTCCATGGCttgctcttcttctttggtgtcCGGTTTTTGTTCAGTAACCCTGCACTGCAGGATAACGGCCAG GTATTTGGCAACTGGTCGTATGGAACGATTGTCTTCACTGTCCTTGTCTTCACTGTCACACTTAAG CTTGCTCTGGACACACGGCACTGGACATGGATCAACCACTTTGTAATTTGGGGCTCCCTGGCTTTCTACgtgtttttcagctttttctggGGAGGAATAATATG GCCTTTCCTGAAGCAGCAGCGTTTGTACTTTGTGTTTGCCAACATGCTGAGCTCAGTGTCAGCATGGCTGGTCATCATCTTGCTCATCCTCGTCAGCCTACTGCCAGAGATCCTGCTTGTGGTGTTCCGCAAGCCCCGAGGGCCCAACGCTCGACAG ATGCAACATCGCCTTCCTTCCTCGGGGACATCTACTATCTTCATGTTGTCGCAGACAGCTAGTTCTCACAGCTTCTCGTGGAGCGACTGA